The Lactuca sativa cultivar Salinas chromosome 2, Lsat_Salinas_v11, whole genome shotgun sequence genome includes a window with the following:
- the LOC128132284 gene encoding peptidyl-prolyl cis-trans isomerase CYP71-like, which yields MGIIEYWDPTTLQFPESGVNFKLKSDTDLFAIVKSKTAISAIEVSLDGKQFAITSPDRRIRIFWYRTGKLRRVYDESLENAQDLQRSDVPLYRLEAIDFGRRMAVEREIEKTENVPQPNALFDESSNFIIYPTLLGIKIVNLHTNKVSRILGKVENNDRFLRIALYQGDQSSKKVRKIPAAAVNVNESKDPMTDPTLLCCAFKKHRIYLFSRREPEEPDDATKGRDVFNEKPPPDELMAASDIGKSVTTSLPENVVWAIADSRRQGFLGFKEFITTMQLISMAQVGHTLSSDLLNSDIDYENLKPPVMDSLDVLLAKKKRPKSDP from the exons ATGGGGATTATCGAATATTGGGATCCTACTACACTTCAGTTCCCTGAAAGTGG GGTTAATTTCAAGTTGAAAAGTGATACTGATTTGTTTGCGATTGTCAAAAGTAAAACTGCTATTTCTGCTATTGAG GTAAGTCTAGATGGCAAACAATTTGCAATCACATCACCAGATCGAAGAATACGTATATTTTGGTATAGAACTGGTAAACTAAGACGTGTCTATGATGAATCACTTGAG aatgctcaagatcttcaaagaagCGATGTTCCTTTGTATCGATTAGAAGCTATTGATTTTGGGAGAAGAATGGCAGTTGAAAGAGAAATTGAAAAAACAGAAAATGTCCCACAGCCAAATGCACTATTTGATGAAAGCTCTAATTTCATTATTTATCCAACTCTCCTTGGTATTAAA ATTGTAAATCTGCACACAAACAAAGTTTCCAGAATATTAGGGAAGGTGGAAAATAATGACAGGTTTTTAAGAATTGCTTTGTATCAAGGTGATCAAAGCAGTAAAAAAGTGCGAAAAATTCCTGCTGCTGCTGTAAATGTGAATGAAAGCAAAGATCCCATGACAGATCCTACTTTGTTATGCTGTGCTTTTAAGAAACACAGAATCTATTTGttcag ccGAAGAGAACCAGAGGAACCTGATGATGCAACCAAGGGTAGGGATGTCTTTAATGAAAAGCCTCCTCCTGATGAACTTATGGCTGCATCAGATATTGGAAAGTCTGTTACAACATCTCTTCCAGAAAATGTG GTATGGGCAATTGCAGATTCTAGACGACAAGGCTTTCTTGGCTTCAAAGAGTTTATTACTACAATGCAG TTGATTTCTATGGCACAAGTAGGACACACATTAAGTAGCGACCTCTTAAATTCTGATA TTGATTATGAAAATTTGAAACCACCTGTTATGGATAGTCTGGATGTCTTACTAGCT AAGAAAAAGCGTCCAAAAAGTGATCCTTAA